Proteins found in one Salvia splendens isolate huo1 chromosome 10, SspV2, whole genome shotgun sequence genomic segment:
- the LOC121752839 gene encoding phosphatidate cytidylyltransferase 3-like, with protein sequence MRQREHSPPPSPSTPSARLRHRKHTKSQEVFPDVSKLNGGSNLLVDDQNKYRSMWVRTLSSLWMLGGVILILYLGHLYICAMVVVIQILMAAELFHLRRIVHESKRLPGFWLINWYFFFTAMLYVYGRILRPHLVNTVTSDKFFYKLVNGLFKYHMVICYFLYIAGVMWFILTLKKRMYKYQFGQYAWTHMILIVVFTQSSFTVANIFEGIFWFILPASLIAINDVAAYFFGFFFGRTPLIKLSPKKTWEGFIGGSFATVLFAFMLANILGQFRWMTCPRKDLSTGWLHCDPGPLFKLEYYPFPNNIAELLPWKGMWISPVQWHALWLGLFASIIAPFGGFFASGLKRAFKIKDFGDSIPGHGGFTDRMDCQMVMAIFAYIYFQSFVLAPGSSVEMILDQIERSLSHEEQQKLYAMLGQIFQDQKYGYL encoded by the exons ATGAGGCAAAGAGAACATAGTCCACCACCTTCTCCTTCCACACCTTCCGCTCGACTTCGTCACCGCAAACATACCAAGTCACAAGAG GTATTCCCAGATGTAAGCAAATTGAATGGAGGCAGCAACTTACTTGTcgatgatcaaaataaatatagatcCATGTGGGTCCGGACGTTATCATCTTTATGGATGCTCGGGGGAGTTATACTGATTCTATATTTAGGCCATTTGTATATTTGTGCTATGGTGGTCGTTATACAAATATTAATGGCAGCCGAGCTATTCCATTTACGTAGAATAGTTCATGAAAGTAAGCGCCTTCCGGGATTCTGGCTTATCAATTG GTATTTTTTCTTTACAGCGATGCTTTATGTGTATGGCAGAATTCTCCGTCCACATCTCGTCAACACTGTTACTTCCGATAAATTCTTCTATAAACTTGTGAACGGCCTTTTCAAGTATCACATGGTTATTTGTTATTTCCTCTACATTGCGG GAGTGATGTGGTTCATTCTTACACTAAAGAAGAGAATGTACAAGTATCAATTTGGACAGTATGCATGGACACACATGATTCTTATAGTGGTCTTCACACAGTCTTCCTTCACCGTTGCTAATATATTCGAAGGAATTTTCTG GTTTATTCTTCCGGCTTCTCTTATAGCAATCAACGACGTAGCAGCTTACTTTTTCGGCTTCTTCTTTGGGAGGACACCTTTAATCAAGCTATCCCCGAAGAAAACATGGGAGGGCTTCATCGGAGGATCTTTTGCTACCGTACTGTTTGCTTTTATG CTTGCAAATATTTTGGGACAGTTCCGGTGGATGACATGCCCAAGAAAG GATCTATCAACAGGTTGGCTTCATTGTGATCCAGGCCCACTTTTCAAACTCGAGTATTATCCGTTTCCTAATAATATTGCCGAATTG TTACCTTGGAAGGGAATGTGGATCTCGCCAGTGCAGTGGCACGCTTTATGGCTAGGTTTATTCGCATCAATTATAGCGCCATTTGGAGGCTTCTTTGCGAGTGGCTTAAAGAGAGCTTTTAAGATCAAG GATTTTGGTGACAGTATACCCGGGCATGGCGGCTTTACAGATCGGATGGATTGCCAG ATGGTGATGGCCATTTTTGCGTACATATATTTTCAATCATTTGTCCTCGCTCCAGGAAGCTCGGTAGAGATGATATTGGATCAG ATAGAAAGAAGCTTGAGCCATGAAGAGCAACAAAAGCTATATGCAATGCTTGGTCAAATATTCCAAGACCAGAAATATGGCTATCTTTGA